The Fusarium oxysporum f. sp. lycopersici 4287 chromosome 1, whole genome shotgun sequence DNA segment AGAGCCCCAATACCATTCGCACCATTGACAAGCTTTTGCATCAAATCAGTGactggaagatgaggattAGTCTCCTGCACCTGGATGTCAATATCATTGTTGGAGAGATTCAGTGCCACTCTCCAGAGACGCGAAACCTCAGCGTCCTCAACCGTCTGTGATGCTGGAGGTCCATAAGAGAAAGTCACCTCCTTCAAACTCACTGACTCGGCCTTGATAAAGCCCCTCGCCTTATCCAATGATTCAAAGAAGCTGACAAACCGATCCACGGCTTTGACCCGAGCCTTCAGGTTCTCCAAGATAGATAGTCCGATATTTGAACGCATTCGTAAGCAAAATTCGCCCGTTCGCGCTTTCCAAGAGACATCACGACCAACCATGTGGCCCTTGAGCATGGCGAACTTCGTAGGTTTGCGGACCTTGATGATAGCATCGGAAATGCACATGAAAGAAACATCTGAGATGGGGCCACCTGCACCAGAGGCTTCTTTGTCTACAGGCTCAACCCCCTTGAACCTGATTGAGACAATATCGTGCGCCCATGGTTGCCTGGTTGAAATGCCCGGTGTGGAAGCAGTTGGCGCAACTGGTCCAAGCCTAGCAGTCTCTGTACCAGCGTTGAACTCATTTGCAGCCTTTGCATTATCCTTCTCTGCCATGTTAAAGACCATGGATGGGAAGATGTCTGAGAGAGAGATTTCGAGGGTCGGGAGTCGGACCTGCTGGGGAAGAGACCAGTTTCTTGTGTCTTGCAGTAGGAACTTGATGTTGTGCCGATAAAGCTCGTGTTGGTCCACTGCCTGAGCAATCATACCAGTCGCGAACAGGGTTAGGTTGTTCCAGAactcatcttcaagatgaggATAGCCCTTATTGAGAGGAAGCTTCGATGACAAGCGATTCGACTGTCCATTTGCATTTCGGCTGCTATCAAACATGTTAGTGCATTGCAAACACAACGATTGCTACTTTATCCCAACTTACGCATCAACAAGCCACCAAGCATCCCCGCTCGGACTCAGCATGACCATAACAAACCAGTTTGGGTCCCAGCCAGTTCTCTGAAGCCAAATAGTTTTGGTCCATTCGCGGGTATTGGTCAAAGATCTCAACTCGTCCTTGCTCAGAGGACTCTTCTTGGTATTCCAACCTGTCGTGCTTCCGCGGCGAATAAGCTCATCTTCCATGACTCCACATCTCACATTCTCCAAGCATGTTGCGCCGTCATCTGCCGGATTCTTTCCGTTATTTAATAAATGCTCATGTTGAATAGTGAACTTCGAATGAGGCTTCACAGCGAAAACACCAGTTGTTGGCTCCACAAGCAAAGATGCGCTGTCTTTGTAACCGACCTGCATACTTAAAAATGAAGTCGCGGGATCATCGTGAGAGATGTTCAAAATCATAGCAGCATCTCGATTTTGGAAACGAGGGAAGGCCTGCAATCTGCTGTGTATGCTGCCCAAAAGGAATTCAACATGACGGCCAATAACCGTCTTCAGAAGGGTCTCGGCTGATAAATTGTCGGCATCGAAAGAGATATTCGTGTCCTTCACCTCCTTGTTGTCTCGATACCATTTCGCCATCAAGTGACTTGACGACTTGGGGTCAGGTTGGCCATTTGGCTTCCGACCGCTGTTGACGGCGATTAAGATCCAACTCTTCGGACTACCAAGCTGTGCGCGCGAAGTCCAATATTGAATTGCCAGCGCTCGATTGAGTGGCTCGACCTTGAGTGTTCCCGTCCATGAACCTCTGCTAAGACGAATTGCTTGTCTCTTGAGCTCGTTGAGCTTATGTGTGAGGACCAGTTCGTGTAGGAATTGATAACAGCCTAACAGTCCGTCTTTGCTGAGGATATCATTTACCTGCCCCTCTAGATAATTCTTCAGACCGTCAGGAATCGAGGATGCTGCTGGCTCAAAAGCGAACCGGAAGTCGATGAACCAAAACTGTTTCTCGAAATCTTCGTCTGCGATTGTGAGATCAACCTCGAATTCTCCCGCAACTTTAAAGGTTACTCGGCCGGAATCGATTTCGTAGTTTCTGAAGTGATATGGGATCTTGTCGAAATCTTCGAGGTTAAGTCGCAATGATAGTTGAGTATCGAGATCGCTGATCCATTGAATTTGTTCCTGTCGTGTTAGGGGGGGTGGCTCGATATAGGAGAGCTAGTAGCAAAGTCAGCTTGATCGCCGTCGTCTCGCGATGCGCAAAACCTACATCAGGCATCCAAGCGGCCTCTCCAGTTGACAATACCTGGAGGGCTGTTTTCAGGTCAGGACTTGGCATTCTCGCAAATGTCAAATCCCTTTTGACGTGACCCATAACATCCAGGGCTCCGGAGAACAAGACCTCTTGCCCTTGGAGGTGAAATCTCAGGTCAATAAGCTTGCTAACCATGTCGGCCTTTCGACTCCATTCTGTAATAACAAGCGCTTTGACCCATTTCCGATGCTCTCTCATAGCAAAGTTCAGTATCGATGTCTTCTTGGCGATATTTTCGCCAGATCCGTCTTCAACGTCGCTGTTCAGTACCGTCGAGTTTCCATTCATGGCGGCAGCAGGCAAAGGCATCTTTGCCAGTGCGGCAATCTGATCTTGGAGCGCATTGTGTGTCGATTGCGCGAGTCGCGTGAGAACCTTGGAGAGTGGTATATAGCCCTGAGTGATGTGGACTATTTCGCCGGCAGGATCGCTCATCCTGGAGGAGTAGGTGGTTGGTTGTAGTTGTTGATATCAGGGCGAGGTTGATGGCGAGAAGTCTTCAGAGGCGCTGGGGTAACGAATGAAGACCTGCCAGGTCATGTGAGAAGGTGCGCGCACGAATCATACATAAGGTTATAGAGTTTGGCGCCCTAAATTCTATTTTTTTTCGTGAAGGATCGTCTGTGTACGAGGTGTTGTTTCGTTGGCTAAATCGTTTGTTCACTTTTGGAGGAGTCTTGATTGCTGCTTCATTTGGCCGAGCGCTCGACACGCCTAGTCATGTGATAGGCCAGGCACAACTCAGCACAAAGGCTTTGGGGGCAAAGTAAAAGTTGCATAATCTGTTATGCACGTATTCATTAAATTTACCATCGTCAGTAGGAAAATAAAGAGCGTTTCTATAGCAAGGTAGATTTTGTGCTTAGTTTATTTGGCACATACAGTATGTCTTTTCTTATCTTGAAAACacattgatgatgacacATACATCGATATTGATGCGCCTCCGTAATATCCATGATGTCTTTATGCAAGCCTACCGTGTCTTTCAACCCTTTGACCGTTTAACATCTGTGGCGTCCACGGCCCAAAACCACAGCCTATTGAAGTATTGGTAAGACAGGGCACAAAGAGCCTTGGTATCATGGCTATGAAGTCATTTCTATCCAAACTGGAAATGATCAATTCAAGGTTGAAATTGAAATTTTCATTTGATTGAGCGATTCGTAAGCAATGAGCCAATCCCCCAATGTGAACGCATCTAAAAAGTTCCCAGAAGCAAGTGCCCATCATTATGTCGCAAAAGTTACGACAACAGTTTCCATCGTTTTTTTATATAGAGTAAATCATTGATTGGTGTTTTGTTGCCTCGTCAGGCTTGGATATCATAGTCCGAAATCGGTCGTGACTCTCTCATTGTACGGGAGGCGTTATTAGCTACAAGAATTAGCAAACCGTTTCTGTAATTCGTCGCACCCAGACTAGCCTACAGGATGCAAGTTATTAAACTTACAACTTGTtaggagcagcagcattggTTGTTGGCCACTGGTAGCCAGCAGCGTCGCTGAACTTGTAACCGTAGGAGGAGGTGAAGTCGTCCAGAACAGCAGGACCACGAGAACCTATTAACAACGTAAGTAAAACTCAGCATGCCTCGTACTAGAAACATACCGTAAGGGTACTCCATGGGAATAATCTCCTTGTTGTCATCAAGGTAGTGGAGAAGAGGGGTGAAGATGCGCCAGCTGGCGTCGAGCTCGTCGTCACGGACAAAGTTGGACTGGTCGCCCTTCAAGCAGTCGAGGACAAGCGACTCGTATGCCTCAGGGATTTTGAGGTCGGAGAATCGTCGTCGATAGGTGAGATCCAGCTCGGTAACAACAGTTTGCATGCTGAGACCAGGCAGCTTAGAGTTCATCTTGATATAGACACTCTCATTGGGCTGAATGCGCATAACAAGCTCGTTTCGGGGAATGTCCTTAAAGATACCCGATGTGACGTCCTTGAACTGGATTCGAATCTCGGTCTTCTGCTCATTGAGAGCCTTTCCGGCCTTCATAATGAAAGGTACGCCATCCCAGCGCTCGTTCTTGATGTAAGCAACGAGTGCACAGAAAGTAGGGCATCTCGAGTCCTTGGGGACAGTGTCGTCCTCACGGTAGGCGGGCTTACTACCGTCAAGAGACTTACCGTACTGACCAATGATGACGTTCTTGGGCTCAATGGCTGGAATGGCACGGAGAACGCGAACCTTCTCATCGCGGATATCCTCGGCGTTGAAAGAGATGGGCCTCTCCATAGCCAAGAGAGTAAGGACCTGGAGGAGATGGTTCTGCATGACATCACGAACGATACCGAACTCGTCAAAGTAGCCCCCGCGACCCTCGGTACCAAAGGGCTCCTTGAAGGTGATCTGGACGTTGTCGATGTGGTGTCGGTTCCACGTGGCGCCGAGGAAAGAGTTGCCAAATCTAAGAATCAGAATGTTCTTGACCATCTCCTTGCCCAGGTAGTGGTCAATTCGGAACAGTTCCTGCTCGTTCCAATCAGGCTCGAGTGACTTTTGAAGCTCTCGGGAGCTGGCAAGGTCCTTGCCGAAGGGCTTCTCGACCTGCGGGGATGGTTAGCCCAACCTTTATCATGATGAGGGTATTTTCACACACAATCACACGCGCGACACCATTCTTGGGGTAGCAAATCTTCTTCAGGTGCTGTGAAACAATGGTGAAGACACTGGGGGGCAGCGCCATGTAGAAAAGACGGTGGTTCTCGGGGCGGCCCTGCTCAACCTCCTGGAGGTGCTGCTCCAAACCCTGGAAAGACTCATCCTTGTCGTACTGACCCGAGACGTAGGTGCAAAGCCCGGCGAACTCCTCGAGTTGCTGCTCAGTCTCCTTTGTGGGCGTCTTTATGTATGACTTGATGCGTCGAATGTATTCATCGTGGTCCATCTTGGTGCGGGCATATCCGAcaatcttgacatccttGGGCAGGAACTGGTTTCGATACTGAGGACATGTTAGTCGAGAGAAGAGCGCTTTGTCGACTGGACTAGTCACTTACAAGACCGAAAAGCGCAGGGTACTATCATGCAGCAAAATCAAATATGTTAGCACAAGCACATCGGTATGTGAGGGGCAGTTGGGGGAGCTCCCCACCGTCTTCTTTTTCGCCAGATCACCAGAAGCGCCGAGCACGACGATTGTCGTGTTCTGCTTGAGCTCCATGCATCTAGAAGAGAAATTGTATCAGTAAAGAAGTTTTTCCATTTGTGGTGTTCGGACATTGAGGCGTGAGGAGACGCGATCGTATCGCAAAACGCTCAGCGCGAGCATGATAGCTCGCAGCTAGAGCGCAAAGTCATGGTGGGGTTTttggaagttgatgttgagggagCACCTACGGATCCATTGTTGAGGTTCAAGTATGGACTGGGGAATGAGGATAAGCTGTACAAGACAAACGGGAGAGTGGAGGAAGTATGAGAGAGATCTGGAAAATGGAAATGGAAACGGAAAAGGTGACGAGGTTTTGGGGCCTGGCCAGGAAGGTTTTATGACGACGGGAGCGTCCAATGCCCGCCGCAGACCTGAGCACAGCAGCTGGGGGAGCTAAGGTAACAATCCAAATCCATCCACCTTCATCGATAGGTGGGATCCCTGCGTGAGCGATGGGGCTATGATGCAGTCGGGTCCCTAAAATCCAGAAGTGAAAGTCCCTAAAAAAGAGTGGGTGGATAAAAAAGTGTAGGTCCGTCCACTGAGTTACTTGACATGGAGGTATTCACCTCACAAGGTCTTGACTGGATCCGGTAATCAGGAAGCCATGGTGATGAACTTTGAATTGGTTATAGTCATGAATGTGTACTATTAGGCGGTGTCCTTGCGAGGGCATCAGTCAGACGCATAAGGTCGGTAGCTGTCTGTTCGTCTCGCGTAGCACAAATGTACCAGCGGCGATTCTATCTCCGGGCTCATCACAAACTATTCGCTTCTATTTTGCCTAAATTTTGCCTAAATTTTGCCTACCTATTTACACTTATGGAGTCCTTTTAAACTGACACTGAATCCATCCATTCTTCTCTCCCGGGCCAATTGCTTCAGGCGCAAGCGGTCGAATCGTTTCCGTGCTTTCGGGGCCATGCTACGCAACTCAATGTCTGACTGGATCTGTCGCGGACTTGACGTATGGTGTTTCCACACACTTCAACCCAGCAACCTCTCTGTGTTTATTTGTCTCAGCAGTACGTTACCAATATTCATAAGTATCAGCTCTTTCCTCCCCTCTCATGTCATTTTGTGATTCATGACCAGGCCCGCATCAACACAATGGCAACCGTTGATAGGACACCCAGACTTGTCCATTGCACAGTTTGATTTGTGCCGTGAGCATGACGAAGCATGATGCTTCTCCAACTAAACAATCCGACTTCTTTGTCAGCTTCTCCGGCATGCCCGGGCATCGATCCCTCACCGAGTCCTGTCCGTCCTGGCTtcggcggcggtggcggtCCCTGGATTGCCTAACCAGCGAGCCGCCTAGCCCAGCGCAATTCTACCTATTCTGCCGCTCCCCCAACAGGGACACACCAAGGCCCACCGAGCCTACGTACAATCTGATTATCAAGACATTGGGGTGTCGGTGTTGTTCCCGTCTTTCACACACGGAGCGTCGTCCGTTACACGATGCCACTGCCGATTCCGGAAAGTGTAATAAGCATACTCATGTTGCTAATATTGATGTACATAGATCAGTAACGCTCACTAATAAAAGATGACGCTCAGATAGAGAAACCCCCAACTAAATCTCGTAATCTGGCGGCAAGCACGTAGACCAGAATCCGGTCTCACGGCGCAACCGCGGTGTCTCAGGATCTTCTCCATAGTTGTTAGTGATGGAAGTCTGTGACATGCAGCGCTTCGACTTGCCAGACAGGTCCACTGCAGATCCCTGGTCCCAGATATGTATCACCTCGACTGAGCAACTCCCAAGGTCTGCAAGCACCGAGAAACAATCTCGTCGATAAACTCCGATCATCAGATAGCCGGCTAAGAATCCGAATCTCTTTTCTTGCACTCCTGCCCGTGACGGGCCAATGTATTGATGAATCGCTTACTCggtaattatataaggtgTTCACAATAAATTATAGACCAAAGGCAATGTGGTCCAAGAGCGTAGTATCGCAACAGGTAGTCATTGGATAGCCGTTAGCATGCCAATGACATtacttcctcctcttcacttAACTTTAAcataaaataaaaaagaactcACATGTACAAAATGGTGAGCTCCGTCAATATCTTTGATGAGCTCATCTTGACCTGGCTTGCTCGGACACCAAATTCCGAACCACTTTGGTGCCAGGATCCACGAGCGCCTGCTCGGCCCCTCTCTCCCCGGTGTCGGCTTTAACTAAACCCCAAACCTTCACCAAGAAATCATTGGGGCGGGAAAGGTGAATGCAGGAATGATTCCATGCAACTGCTAATCAAGAAGTCCGGTTAATCGAAGGTAGTCAGCTGTCCTGAGGGAATTTATGGCATGGTACTTGAAATATATTCTACCCAGCCACGAGAGTCAACGTTGTTGAGTTTCTCGTGTCAACGTGTCACTTGAGAGAGTTGGAGAGAGCTTCAGATGTTGGTTGACGTCCAGGCTTACCCAGGCTCAAGCTGGACCAGCATTGCCACTAGGTACCTCTACGCTCATAGGTATGGACAATTTACACAAGAATGATAATGAGAATACTGGCACCACTTTCACCGGTTAAGCCATTGTAGAACGAAGTGTCTTCAAGACACAATTGATTCAGATTCATGTTCGTCATCCAGGATCAGCCCAGAATGTTTTCTTCCTGGGTTGGTGGTTTAAACTAAGGTATCTGCTAAAAACAGTAGATCAAAATCGTGAATGCACTAGCCACAACAGCCACTTCTTGTCCGCCGCAAGTGGTCCAGCACGTGATTTCTAGGGTTGACCAGGAAAGTGCGATTGGCGCACCCTCCCCACTCCACAGATCAATCACCAAACACGCACCTCACCAACGCGAAGGTCTTTCGTTCAAACAATCAGCTATCTACTAACCGCAGGTTGTTTGAGAGGACGGAAGTCATACCACAGTCAAGATGCCTTCAGAAGCCGGTCACCGACGTGAGTTTATCCCGCCCGCCAGAGAAGCGACGAGCGCACCGACTGGGCTCGACTCGCAAATTTGGAAATCTTAATATCGATGAATTCGTTGCTAACTTTGCATATAGTATACGTCAAGTGAGTAAAGCCTCCTGTCAGCCAGCCTGTCACGCATGCGATATGAGAAGGATGTACTTGCCTAGACAAGTGCGCACTCTTCAGATTTTCGATATCGATATTCCGCGAAGCCACGGCACGAACACAACGAGCGACAGAATTTTGGACTGACGATATTGGTTTAGGGGACGTCACCTGAGCTACCAGCGCTCTCGTCACACCACCCGCCCTGCTACCAGCCTGATCAAGATTGAGGGTGTTGATGACACCAACGCCGCCAAGTACGTCAACATGAGAGGAATGTCCCCAGTCGGTCTGGATACTGACATTCGTGATAGCTTCTATCTCGGCAAGAAGGTTGCTTTCGTCTACCGGGGCCAGAAGGAGATCCGCGGCACCAAGATCCGCGTGATCTGGGGCAAGGTCACCCGACCACACGGTAATTAATACTCGACCCGGTGAACGACGACATGAACAATCATCTAACGTATCTCTGCAGGAAACTCCGGCGTCGTCCGCGCCAAGTTCACCTCCCCCCTTCCCACCAAGTCTTTCGGTGCTTCCGTTCGTGTCATGTTGTACCCTTCGTCGATATAAAAAAAGGGCTTCGGGCTGGAGTTGGTAGTGAGGGCGGTTCTCATTTGGCTGCATTGGTCGAGGCAAGGATAAAACATATTGCCTTGCTTTGAGGCATTGAATTCAAAAAAGACGTCAAATCCCAACCCCCGAAAAGGCTCTGCACACCTGAGCACCTTCGTCTTGATGATATAACTTCATTCCCCTTTCATGAAACGGTTGGCGGAACTCGATCTCGCCCAGGGCAGTCCACTGGGAGGGGCTTCAGCGATGGAATACTTTTTGGTGGTTGGGATTCGGGACCGGTGTTCGGCTACGGTCGTGAATAGGGTACAAGCGAATCATTGATGAATGCCAGGTCCAGGGCCTCTATTACGGCAGTACACAGCGTTCCTGAAAGCTGGATTGTGATTTGACTCGTGCGGGGAAGTTTTGAGCCATGGTCGGCGTCTTATGATGAATCGGAAACTGCTTTTGAAACAACACTTCACAACAACCTCTAATGGCTCAACTCGTTCCCCATCTAACGGCTACGCAGACTCGGATACCTGCGTCGGGTTGCCTCGACGTGTTCTATGTAATGTGATATGCTGCCATATTGTTCGTAATATGCCATAACTCTATGAACGCATTCCACTTGCCTGCTGCTTCCACCCACCTAATGATCCTGGCCATATTGTGTATCTACTCGAACCAGCAGAGACCCATGATCCAGATGCTTCCGCCAGATGTGGCTCGGCCAATGTACTAAAGATAAACTCAAGGACACAACTCGCTATTGTCACACAGCTTCGGTCATGCTCAAGCGAGGTATATCACCATTGATAGATAATCACAACAATACAATAGGTGAGAAGCGTTGGACATGATGTAGAGGGGAGTGACGGGCGGATACAAATCCGACATCCTTGGTCAACGATGTTCAGTTGAATATTCTATGTTCAAGACTCGTACTCATATCATCCAGCAACATGTAGTGAACCTCGCTTGTAAACAAGGAGAGCGGTTCGACCAGTCTTCTCGTAGAGTCTGCATGGGGAACTTGTAGGCTCTAGGAGAACCAGGCGTAGGAAAACTGTATAGCATCGCGAAGCTGAACATTTGGCAACATCATCGTGAGTATGGTTTCTCATTCAGGTAACTAAGGTATAAATCATATGTTCGGGAAGAGGAAAGGGGTTTTTCAATCATGATATCAACCCAAGTATCAATATCAAGGGCCTGGTGCAGCAGTTTCACAGCATAGGATAACACATATACGAAATGCAATAGCTGTGATATCAATATTGACAATTCATTCGCCGCGGTAATATCCCGTCAGGGCAGATCCAATTACCTTCCACTTAAAGATGCATTGGCGTCTAGGATATTGGCGGCGGTCGGATCAACCTGTGTAAGTTTAAGCCCTACACTGCTCACATTATGAAGGTTCTCGGGAGTCAAGTTGCCAGGGCGAAACCGTTGCCGTTGAAACGGGACGGTCTGGATAGAGAGCACCCGTGGTTAATGGAAAATATTCCGACTGTATGAAGGCTGTCAAGGGGTCATACAACTACCGCTACTGTTTCCTCCATGGACGGCGTATTTTTTGCCGTTCCAACCTCGAAGAGGATGGTTGTCGTTAGGCCGGCCAGCAAGATCAAAATCGTATGCATGATAACTGCAGCTTGAGTCACTCGGGCATACTATCTGGAGTCTGGAGGCGAGCCAAGCAAAGCCAGAACCGAACTCAGTATCATCAAGTAGCAAGAAGGATCGTTTGGCCTGTGTGGTTAACGGCGCATTATGCATTGCGTTGGGGCCCAGCCGGAAAAGCCGGCCAACCATAGGAATTGTGTATGGCCAATACAGGTATTTTGAGTTCAAGGCATTGTGTTCAACGACGAATGTCTCGGAACAAAGAACCAAGGTTCAAATCCCGTCCCTCCTTGATAGCAAGTGTGTTTCACTGGGCGGAGATGGGGGATAAACAGGGCAGAGCAGAGTAGAATCGCGTCTATGTTCCAATATCAGCTCTACTATCGTCAGCTCCTGAGATCTATCCGCGACCTACAGTAGGACCGCTATCATCCACAACCTATGAGAAGCCGCCGCTCTATTTTAGCCTAGACGAAAACTCAACATCGATCGTCTCGACTTGTTTTTTTGTTTTAGCGCCTATTTTGCAGACCATATCTTTAAACTTGTCCCATTTGGTAGAAACACTAATTCCATGTCACAGGATGGGCAATTCGACAAGAGCAAAATGCCATACATATGCAGTCCAGATCCTCGCCTCCAGGCCTCCCTCAAAATCTATCGACTGAGGTGTCATACCTTAGGGGTTGGAGTGATTAAGAGTCCGGCAAGCTGACTTAACAAACCAACCAGATAGCAAATTTATCAACTCATGGAGGGTAGGTAGGGTCTGTCGTCTTTGTAGCCAAGCAACTAAACGAGCTTGGGTCTTGTGCCTTATTCGCTGGGGCTTTGCATAGAGTCTGACAGCAAGTTTTTCACAAAAATGGCGTTTGTGCAGCGTCCAAGCCGAGTTGGACAAAGGGCCGATCAGAAGGAAGCATCGAGATTCGAAATGGGAACCCTAAATGTGGCTGAGCTTGCACCCGACATAATAAGTATTGGTACCGCACCGTACCATATCATGATGGATCCATGTTGAAGAGACAACGCCGGAGATGGTGTGTGGGAGCCACTAACACGAGATAAAACAGGGGCGAGACAACCATCGACAAAGTCAAGATGACCTGGGAATTGCTGAGAGAGGCCTATAATAGGCGGTGATTAGTTACTAGGGCTCCATTCTCAACCTAATCCAGCTCCCCAGCCTCCCCTGCCTTTCAAGAGCCTGTGCTGTCGACCGACCGACCACCTTTTTCTACCTACCTCTAGTGCTGCATTGCATCGCACCACAGGCTACAGCTCAACTCAGTTCAGCTCACACAGCATGGGACAAAAATGCATCTGATCAGGTATTCATGCACAAACACGGAGCCTCAGAAGTCAAGACGTGGCATGGCATCAATAGCGCCATCCAGATGCCCGTCATGGTTCTTGGCTTTAGTCGGTCGAAACCAACTTTCTGCAAATATAATGGACTACTAATGTTAGAATGTGTACTGCGTACAGAGTGGGATATCTGACGGGATGGTACCGCCCATTGTCCATTGGAGGAGCCATTGAGTTTAATGGCTTAGCCTTCGGCTTACGACGATTACAGTGAAAACCATAAAAGTCAACATTATCAGCTACACAGGGTGGTAACTGAATTATTAGCCTCGAATGAGAATTCAAGGTACCGAACTTTGGTGCAAGCGGTTGCAACTCTGCAGCTATCATTCTCCCCCATTGGGCCACAAAGCTCCTGTATCCTCGTAAATGGTAAGCaacagatgcagatgcagatgtaCTGTATGTAGAGAGCCTGTCTGCATGTCGTGGCTGTCACTGCAG contains these protein-coding regions:
- a CDS encoding 60S ribosomal protein L33-A; protein product: MPSEAGHRLYVKGRHLSYQRSRHTTRPATSLIKIEGVDDTNAANFYLGKKVAFVYRGQKEIRGTKIRVIWGKVTRPHGNSGVVRAKFTSPLPTKSFGASVRVMLYPSSI
- a CDS encoding glucose-6-phosphate 1-dehydrogenase, translated to MDHDEYIRRIKSYIKTPTKETEQQLEEFAGLCTYVSGQYDKDESFQGLEQHLQEVEQGRPENHRLFYMALPPSVFTIVSQHLKKICYPKNGVARVIVEKPFGKDLASSRELQKSLEPDWNEQELFRIDHYLGKEMVKNILILRFGNSFLGATWNRHHIDNVQITFKEPFGTEGRGGYFDEFGIVRDVMQNHLLQVLTLLAMERPISFNAEDIRDEKVRVLRAIPAIEPKNVIIGQYGKSLDGSKPAYREDDTVPKDSRCPTFCALVAYIKNERWDGVPFIMKAGKALNEQKTEIRIQFKDVTSGIFKDIPRNELVMRIQPNESVYIKMNSKLPGLSMQTVVTELDLTYRRRFSDLKIPEAYESLVLDCLKGDQSNFVRDDELDASWRIFTPLLHYLDDNKEIIPMEYPYGSRGPAVLDDFTSSYGYKFSDAAGYQWPTTNAAAPNKL